In Nitrospira sp., the following proteins share a genomic window:
- a CDS encoding HAMP domain-containing protein, translating into MTLSIRWKVALGILLALTVGMAVAGLLAFRSIEQMELVRAREALTARTGLAALSLRPFLNDLKTPPARLQAMAKDLGHHASARVTVIDDTGRVLADSSMADDAVAGIENHRARPEVAEAFAAGHGMHIRTSETTGQRLFYMAMKIERDGSPMIVRLALPLTALESRVADFQRALAIAFGAAFVIAVLVGVLIARSLTHPLLEIAGVARQLAQGTFGQRIQTASRDEVGQLAATLNQMADRVDQDFAALRRLESIRKDFVANVSHELRTPLTSIKGYVEALLDGAKDNPEEAARFLHIILKQSDRLNLILEDLLQLSQIESGRVQFKQEPVSLRVIAERTLASLKPQVERKGHTVTMVLPADLPPATGDEGRLVQVMINLLDNAIKYTPDRGTIRIDGRRVDEGWIEVSVTDTGLGIPETDRPRVFERFYRVDKARSRELGGTGLGLSIVKHIIEGHGGQVWVEGNPPAGSRFVFRLPVAAGAPASAQLNLEIPT; encoded by the coding sequence ATGACGCTCTCCATCCGCTGGAAAGTCGCCCTCGGCATTCTCCTCGCCCTCACCGTGGGCATGGCCGTGGCGGGCCTGCTGGCCTTCCGCTCGATCGAACAAATGGAACTGGTGCGCGCCAGGGAGGCGTTGACCGCGCGCACCGGCCTCGCGGCCCTCTCACTCCGACCATTCTTGAACGATTTGAAGACGCCTCCCGCCCGGTTACAGGCCATGGCGAAGGACCTCGGCCATCACGCGAGCGCGCGTGTGACGGTCATCGACGACACGGGCCGCGTGCTGGCCGATAGCAGCATGGCGGACGACGCCGTGGCCGGCATCGAAAATCACCGCGCGCGGCCGGAAGTCGCGGAGGCCTTTGCCGCTGGTCACGGTATGCACATTCGTACCAGCGAGACCACCGGACAGCGGCTCTTCTACATGGCCATGAAGATCGAGCGCGACGGATCGCCCATGATCGTCCGGCTTGCCCTGCCGCTGACGGCCCTGGAAAGCCGGGTTGCCGATTTCCAGCGGGCCCTCGCGATCGCTTTCGGCGCAGCCTTTGTCATCGCCGTGCTGGTCGGCGTCCTCATCGCCCGCAGCCTGACGCATCCGCTGCTGGAAATTGCCGGGGTCGCCAGACAGCTCGCGCAGGGCACCTTTGGCCAGCGCATCCAGACCGCCTCCCGCGACGAGGTGGGCCAGTTGGCCGCCACGCTCAACCAGATGGCGGACCGCGTGGACCAGGATTTCGCCGCTCTGCGGCGGCTTGAAAGCATCCGCAAGGACTTCGTCGCTAACGTCTCGCACGAACTGCGCACGCCGCTCACGTCCATTAAAGGCTATGTCGAAGCACTGCTCGACGGCGCCAAGGACAATCCCGAAGAGGCCGCACGATTTCTTCACATCATTCTCAAACAGAGCGACCGGCTGAATCTGATTCTGGAGGATCTGCTGCAGCTCTCGCAGATCGAATCCGGCCGCGTGCAGTTCAAACAGGAACCGGTCTCGCTCCGCGTCATCGCGGAGCGGACGCTGGCCTCGCTCAAACCCCAGGTGGAGCGCAAGGGGCACACGGTTACGATGGTGCTGCCTGCCGACCTGCCGCCAGCCACGGGGGACGAAGGCCGACTGGTGCAGGTGATGATCAACCTGCTCGATAATGCGATTAAATACACACCGGACCGCGGCACGATTCGGATCGATGGCCGCCGCGTAGACGAGGGCTGGATCGAGGTGAGCGTGACCGACACCGGCCTCGGCATTCCCGAGACAGACCGCCCGCGCGTCTTCGAGCGGTTTTACCGGGTGGACAAGGCCCGCTCCCGCGAGCTAGGCGGCACCGGCCTCGGCCTCTCGATCGTGAAGCATATCATTGAAGGGCACGGGGGGCAGGTCTGGGTAGAAGGCAACCCGCCCGCGGGTAGCCGTTTCGTCTTCCGCCTGCCGGTCGCCGCGGGCGCGCCTGCGTCCGCTCAACTGAATTTGGAAATACCGACGTAG
- the ispH gene encoding 4-hydroxy-3-methylbut-2-enyl diphosphate reductase yields MKIYLASPRGFCAGVDRAIDIVELSLKAYGAPIYVRHEIVHSRHVVNSLRQKGAVFVEELSEVPDGAIVIFSAHGVAKEVWAEANRRGLKVIDATCPLVIKVHNEVNRDYSQGYELILIGHAGHPEVIGTLGQIPDKFHLVSSVADVDKLQVSNATQLSYVTQTTLSVDECRDIVSALHRRFAHIKGPHQEDICYATQNRQNAVKELTKRVDVILVIGSPNSSNSNRLRELAENYGIPSYLIDASSDINPDWIKHAKAVGISAGASAPEVLVTEVVNYLKSHGANEFEELTVIEEDVEFSLPKELVSIQPLAKS; encoded by the coding sequence ATGAAGATTTACCTTGCGAGTCCCAGAGGGTTCTGCGCCGGTGTAGACCGGGCGATCGACATCGTCGAGTTGTCGCTCAAGGCCTACGGGGCGCCGATCTATGTGCGGCACGAAATCGTGCACAGCCGCCATGTGGTCAACAGCCTGCGTCAGAAGGGTGCGGTGTTCGTAGAGGAGCTGAGCGAGGTGCCGGATGGCGCCATCGTGATTTTCAGCGCGCACGGGGTGGCCAAGGAAGTTTGGGCGGAAGCCAATCGTCGCGGACTGAAAGTGATCGACGCGACCTGCCCGCTGGTGATTAAGGTGCACAATGAAGTGAACCGGGACTACAGCCAGGGCTATGAATTGATTCTAATTGGCCACGCGGGCCACCCGGAAGTGATTGGGACACTGGGGCAGATTCCGGACAAGTTTCACTTGGTTTCGTCGGTGGCCGACGTTGACAAATTGCAGGTCAGCAATGCGACACAGCTGTCCTATGTGACGCAAACCACGCTCAGCGTGGACGAGTGTCGGGACATCGTCAGCGCGCTGCATCGCCGGTTTGCCCACATCAAGGGGCCGCACCAGGAAGACATTTGCTATGCGACACAGAATCGCCAGAACGCCGTGAAGGAGCTGACTAAGCGGGTGGACGTGATTCTTGTCATCGGTTCGCCCAACAGTTCTAACTCCAACCGGCTGCGCGAGCTGGCGGAGAATTACGGCATTCCGTCGTACCTGATCGATGCCTCCTCCGACATCAATCCGGACTGGATTAAGCATGCCAAGGCAGTCGGGATTTCTGCCGGGGCGTCGGCGCCGGAAGTGCTGGTGACCGAGGTGGTGAATTATCTGAAGAGCCATGGTGCCAACGAGTTTGAGGAACTCACAGTGATCGAAGAGGACGTTGAGTTTTCGCTTCCCAAGGAACTGGTTTCGATTCAACCGCTCGCTAAGTCCTAG
- a CDS encoding ABC transporter substrate-binding protein, with protein sequence MKRFIVSMIIGCALAWPGAVWSGETATEAIKRSIDTLIQVLSDEALKKPDRVAERHRQMEKIISERFSYEDMAKRALGAQWAKLDEQQRTEFADLFRQLLTNSYADRIEGYSGEQVHYLNERKEADYAEVRTRVSSGKADIPLDYRLLNKSGDWRIYDVVVDGISLVKNYRSQFEKIIRTSGYDDLVKKLREKSDQFVKIKADKP encoded by the coding sequence ATGAAGCGATTCATCGTGAGTATGATCATCGGATGCGCGTTGGCGTGGCCAGGGGCGGTCTGGTCGGGTGAGACAGCGACGGAGGCCATCAAGCGCAGCATCGACACGCTGATTCAAGTGCTGTCCGACGAGGCGCTGAAGAAGCCCGATCGGGTGGCGGAACGGCACCGGCAGATGGAGAAGATTATCAGCGAGCGGTTCAGCTACGAGGACATGGCAAAGCGGGCGCTGGGGGCGCAGTGGGCCAAGCTGGACGAACAGCAACGGACAGAATTTGCGGATCTGTTCAGGCAGCTGCTGACGAATTCCTATGCTGACCGGATCGAGGGCTACTCAGGCGAGCAGGTTCACTATCTCAATGAGCGCAAGGAAGCGGACTACGCCGAGGTTCGCACCAGGGTTTCCTCGGGCAAGGCGGACATCCCCCTGGACTACCGTCTGCTCAACAAATCCGGCGACTGGCGCATTTATGATGTGGTGGTCGACGGCATCAGCCTCGTGAAGAACTATCGCAGCCAGTTTGAGAAGATCATCCGCACGTCCGGCTACGACGATCTCGTCAAGAAGCTCCGCGAGAAGTCTGATCAGTTCGTGAAGATC
- a CDS encoding ABC transporter permease yields the protein MTTVIQRLGATGLAIIQEMGRMLLFLLSTFGWMTRPPFRFFQAVRQLHFIGFKSTFVIVLTAVFTGMVLGLQGYYTLRKYGSDAALGTAVALSIIRELGPVLAALMVTARAGSAMTAEIGIMRITEQIDALDTMAVNPLQYLIAPKILASLIGVPLLVALFDVVGIYGGYVVGVDLLGVNAGVYWNSVETAVEWKDVYGGIWKSISFGLILSWVCCYKGYYTEMSAEGLGTATTRAVVLSSVLILVWDYFLTSVLL from the coding sequence GTGACAACGGTGATTCAACGACTGGGCGCCACGGGGCTTGCCATCATTCAGGAAATGGGGCGAATGCTTCTGTTTCTGCTCTCGACGTTCGGCTGGATGACGCGCCCGCCGTTCCGGTTTTTTCAGGCCGTCAGGCAGCTGCATTTCATCGGTTTCAAATCCACCTTCGTCATCGTGCTGACCGCGGTGTTCACCGGCATGGTGCTGGGGCTCCAGGGTTATTACACGCTGAGAAAATACGGTTCGGATGCGGCACTGGGTACGGCGGTGGCATTGAGTATCATCCGTGAATTGGGGCCGGTGCTGGCGGCGCTGATGGTAACGGCGCGGGCAGGCTCGGCCATGACGGCCGAGATTGGCATCATGCGTATCACCGAGCAGATCGATGCGCTGGATACGATGGCGGTCAATCCGCTGCAGTATCTGATCGCACCCAAGATCCTGGCCAGCCTGATCGGCGTGCCGCTGTTAGTGGCGCTCTTCGACGTCGTCGGCATCTACGGTGGTTACGTGGTAGGCGTGGATCTGCTTGGTGTCAACGCGGGGGTATACTGGAATTCCGTTGAGACGGCGGTGGAATGGAAGGACGTCTACGGCGGCATCTGGAAATCGATCAGCTTCGGGCTCATCTTGAGCTGGGTCTGCTGCTACAAGGGCTATTACACGGAGATGAGCGCGGAGGGGCTGGGTACGGCGACCACGCGGGCGGTGGTGCTGTCCTCGGTGTTGATTCTCGTGTGGGATTATTTCCTGACGTCGGTGCTCTTGTGA
- the mlaD gene encoding outer membrane lipid asymmetry maintenance protein MlaD, with product MEKAKLELVVGVFVLIGIGCLGYLSIKLGKLEVIGGDRYHIEAEFDTVSGLRPGATIEIAGVEVGRVQSIRLKQDRAVATFAVNQGITLYDDTIASVKTRGIIGEKFVSLSLGGGGSELKPGGRIRDTESGLDLEELVSQYVHGKVK from the coding sequence ATGGAAAAAGCCAAACTCGAACTGGTGGTCGGTGTCTTCGTGCTAATCGGCATCGGGTGCCTCGGCTACCTGTCGATCAAGCTCGGCAAGCTCGAGGTGATCGGCGGGGACCGTTACCACATCGAAGCCGAATTCGACACGGTGTCCGGTCTGCGGCCGGGCGCGACGATTGAAATCGCCGGTGTGGAGGTCGGGCGGGTGCAGTCGATTCGGCTCAAGCAGGACCGCGCGGTGGCGACCTTCGCGGTCAACCAAGGTATCACGCTCTATGACGATACGATTGCGTCGGTCAAGACACGGGGGATCATCGGGGAGAAATTCGTATCGTTGTCGTTGGGTGGCGGCGGGTCCGAGTTGAAGCCGGGCGGGCGGATCCGTGACACGGAGTCTGGGCTGGATCTGGAGGAACTGGTTAGTCAGTACGTGCATGGCAAGGTGAAGTAA
- the shc gene encoding squalene--hopene cyclase: MQQWKRLLARLSDRFFASVPDTVRERVEAYAPKAVLKIVSHNPHPVHPPDTSMRRMAHAASHEAVDEAIRRSQRWILDRQHPVEGFWVAELEADTTLTSEYLMLRRFLNVSDPERERKAVRYLKATQLQDGGWPIYSGGPSEISASVKAYFALKLSGVSPAEAFMLRARDGILAKGGVTEANVFTKITLALFDQYDWRGVPSMPPEIMLLPKKFYFSLYQVSYWTRVVLIPLLVIFAHRPVCRIPEEQGIAELYAIPREKVCYDRVPPFRKDAAWFTWKNFFISLDKVLKFYERLRYQAFRETAVQKAIVWMLDHMRGSGGLGAIYPAMANSAMALHCLGYSADHPLLAKALNEIEDLEVYETVREGKVQIETLHLQPCFSPIWDTSLSVNALIESGLPQTHPALLKAGEWMISKQTTTDGDWKESSAPDAEPGGWYFQFENERFPDVDDSAVVIMALAKLKMTNREAQVESLRRGYRWVLAMQSAEGGWGAYDVDNNHMIFNVIPFADHRALLDPPTEDLAGRCLEMLGVLGYDRTHPAAKKALAFIKKKQEADGSWYGRWGVNYIYGTWSVLAGLRGIGEDMSSPYVRRAVQWLELKQNPDGGWGESCLSYADQSLAGRGESTPSQTAWALLSMLSAGVADSISVVRGINYLLRHQREDGSWKEIQHTGTGFPRVFYLRYHWYCQYFPLWALSMYRNIRARGTTRADELRQAVRAAGTFGPRL, from the coding sequence ATGCAGCAGTGGAAGCGCTTACTTGCGCGGCTTTCGGATCGTTTCTTTGCCTCCGTTCCCGACACAGTCCGGGAAAGGGTCGAGGCCTATGCGCCGAAGGCCGTCCTAAAGATCGTCTCACACAATCCGCATCCCGTGCATCCGCCTGACACGTCCATGCGGCGGATGGCTCACGCGGCTTCGCACGAGGCGGTGGACGAGGCCATTCGTCGTAGCCAACGGTGGATTCTGGATCGCCAGCATCCGGTAGAGGGTTTCTGGGTCGCCGAACTCGAGGCGGACACGACGCTCACGTCGGAATACCTCATGCTCCGCCGATTCCTCAACGTCTCGGATCCGGAGCGCGAACGAAAAGCGGTTCGCTATCTCAAAGCCACGCAGTTACAGGACGGCGGCTGGCCGATCTATTCGGGCGGGCCGTCAGAAATCAGCGCCTCCGTGAAGGCCTACTTCGCGTTGAAGCTTTCGGGCGTCTCGCCGGCAGAAGCCTTCATGCTGCGCGCGCGCGACGGCATTCTGGCTAAGGGTGGGGTGACGGAAGCCAACGTCTTCACCAAGATCACTCTGGCACTGTTCGATCAGTATGATTGGCGTGGTGTCCCCAGTATGCCGCCCGAGATCATGCTGCTGCCCAAAAAGTTTTATTTTAGCCTCTACCAAGTGTCCTACTGGACGCGGGTGGTGCTGATCCCCCTGCTGGTGATCTTTGCGCACCGGCCGGTCTGCCGGATTCCTGAGGAACAGGGCATTGCGGAGCTCTACGCTATCCCGCGCGAAAAGGTGTGCTATGACCGCGTGCCACCGTTCCGGAAGGACGCGGCCTGGTTCACGTGGAAGAATTTCTTTATCTCGCTCGACAAGGTGCTCAAGTTCTACGAGCGGCTGCGCTACCAGGCGTTCCGTGAGACAGCGGTCCAGAAGGCGATCGTCTGGATGCTGGACCACATGCGCGGCAGCGGGGGGCTCGGCGCCATCTATCCGGCCATGGCGAATTCCGCCATGGCGCTGCATTGTCTGGGCTACAGCGCGGACCATCCGCTACTAGCCAAGGCGCTTAATGAAATCGAGGATCTCGAAGTCTATGAAACGGTTCGTGAAGGAAAGGTGCAGATCGAGACGCTGCATCTGCAGCCCTGCTTCTCACCGATCTGGGACACGTCGCTGTCTGTGAACGCGCTGATCGAATCGGGGCTACCGCAGACCCATCCCGCGCTACTCAAAGCCGGCGAATGGATGATCTCCAAGCAGACGACGACGGACGGCGACTGGAAGGAATCCTCCGCTCCGGACGCCGAGCCTGGCGGCTGGTATTTTCAGTTCGAGAACGAACGCTTTCCGGACGTGGACGACTCGGCCGTCGTGATCATGGCGTTGGCCAAGCTCAAGATGACCAACCGGGAGGCGCAGGTGGAGTCCCTCCGCCGCGGCTACCGGTGGGTGCTCGCTATGCAGAGCGCCGAGGGCGGCTGGGGCGCCTACGATGTGGACAACAATCACATGATCTTCAACGTCATCCCCTTTGCCGACCACCGAGCGCTGCTCGATCCGCCGACGGAGGATTTGGCCGGGCGCTGCCTGGAAATGCTGGGCGTGCTGGGCTATGACCGCACGCATCCGGCCGCAAAAAAGGCGCTGGCGTTCATCAAGAAGAAACAGGAGGCGGACGGCAGCTGGTACGGGCGCTGGGGCGTGAATTATATCTATGGCACCTGGTCGGTGCTGGCCGGTTTGCGGGGAATCGGCGAGGACATGTCCTCGCCCTACGTTCGCCGCGCCGTGCAATGGCTGGAGTTGAAGCAGAATCCCGACGGTGGCTGGGGTGAGTCATGCCTCTCCTATGCTGATCAGAGCCTGGCTGGCCGCGGCGAGAGCACGCCGTCGCAGACGGCCTGGGCGCTCCTGTCGATGCTGTCGGCGGGCGTGGCGGATTCCATCAGCGTGGTCCGCGGGATCAATTATCTGCTGCGCCATCAACGGGAGGATGGCTCGTGGAAGGAGATTCAGCACACGGGCACCGGCTTCCCGCGAGTGTTCTATCTCCGCTACCACTGGTACTGCCAGTATTTCCCGTTGTGGGCGCTGTCGATGTATCGGAATATTCGGGCGCGCGGGACCACGCGGGCGGACGAATTGCGGCAGGCCGTGCGCGCAGCGGGCACGTTTGGGCCTAGACTCTGA
- a CDS encoding response regulator transcription factor, producing MASASTKKILIVEDERDILQLVKLYLEKEGYRTLTAANGKDGLATALSDHPDLVVLDLMLPEMDGLEVCKRLRAEPKTAALPILMLTAKAEESDTVIGLELGADDYVTKPFSPKTLVSRVKALFRRVDRAHDEAPTRSTYGSLVLDRARHEVTDKGREITLTAKEFGLLDYLLQHPGRVLTREVLLNAVWGYEYYGTTRTIDVHVRRLKQKIPLLDEAIASVKSLGYKLRDL from the coding sequence ATGGCATCCGCCTCCACCAAAAAAATCCTCATCGTCGAAGACGAGCGGGATATTCTTCAACTCGTCAAACTCTACCTCGAAAAAGAAGGCTACCGCACTCTGACCGCAGCCAATGGCAAGGATGGCCTGGCCACGGCCCTGTCCGATCACCCGGATCTGGTTGTGCTCGATTTGATGCTCCCCGAAATGGACGGACTGGAAGTCTGCAAAAGGTTGCGGGCCGAACCGAAGACCGCCGCCCTGCCCATCCTCATGCTGACAGCCAAGGCGGAGGAATCGGACACGGTCATAGGCCTCGAGCTGGGCGCCGATGATTACGTCACTAAACCCTTTAGCCCCAAAACGCTCGTCTCCCGCGTCAAGGCCCTGTTCCGCCGCGTGGACCGCGCGCACGACGAAGCGCCGACCCGCTCCACTTACGGCTCGCTGGTGCTCGACCGTGCGCGCCACGAAGTCACCGACAAGGGCCGCGAGATCACGCTCACGGCCAAGGAGTTCGGCCTGCTTGATTATCTGCTCCAGCACCCCGGCCGCGTCCTAACCCGCGAGGTCTTGCTCAACGCCGTCTGGGGCTACGAATACTACGGGACCACCCGAACGATCGACGTCCATGTGCGCCGACTCAAGCAAAAGATTCCCCTGCTCGACGAGGCGATCGCCTCGGTCAAATCGCTGGGCTATAAGCTACGGGACCTATGA
- a CDS encoding ABC transporter ATP-binding protein has product MIKLVNVHKTFGKQPVLRGVTLEIPKGKLTTIIGRSGEGKSVLLKHMIGLLQPDRGEVWVEGTEISRLHSKALNDVRKRFAMLFQGAALFDSLSVFDNVAFPLREKLRAPEPEVARRVEEKLDQVGLAGMGHKFPAELSGGMKKRAGLARALVMEPEIILFDEPTTGLDPLMANTIHELILAMHRMFGFTAIMVSHEIPEIFGISDWVAMLEQGRIAAMAPSAEFQRIDNASIQEFITVGGTVPSKR; this is encoded by the coding sequence ATGATCAAGCTGGTCAATGTCCACAAGACGTTCGGCAAACAGCCCGTGCTGCGCGGCGTGACGCTGGAGATTCCTAAGGGGAAGCTCACGACGATCATCGGCCGCAGCGGCGAGGGCAAGAGCGTGCTGCTCAAGCACATGATTGGCCTGCTGCAGCCGGATCGCGGCGAAGTGTGGGTGGAAGGCACGGAAATCTCCCGGCTGCATAGCAAGGCGCTCAATGATGTGCGGAAGCGCTTCGCGATGCTCTTCCAGGGGGCCGCGCTCTTTGATTCGTTGAGCGTCTTCGACAACGTGGCATTTCCGCTTCGCGAGAAGCTGCGGGCGCCGGAGCCGGAGGTCGCGCGGCGTGTGGAAGAAAAGCTCGATCAGGTGGGGCTGGCGGGCATGGGACACAAGTTTCCAGCGGAACTCTCCGGCGGCATGAAGAAACGGGCGGGCTTAGCGCGTGCGCTGGTAATGGAGCCGGAAATCATCCTGTTTGATGAGCCTACCACCGGGCTCGATCCGCTCATGGCGAACACGATTCACGAGCTGATCCTGGCGATGCACCGGATGTTCGGCTTCACGGCGATCATGGTCAGCCATGAGATTCCGGAGATCTTTGGCATTTCCGATTGGGTGGCGATGCTGGAGCAGGGGCGGATCGCCGCAATGGCCCCTTCGGCCGAGTTCCAGCGCATCGACAATGCCTCAATTCAAGAATTCATCACCGTCGGCGGGACGGTGCCCTCGAAACGTTAA